Genomic window (Accipiter gentilis chromosome 7, bAccGen1.1, whole genome shotgun sequence):
ACCAAGCTGTAGAAAAACTCATTTTTGTGGAAATGTGCAAGACAAATATCTGAATTACCTTAAAAGTATCTTCAGAGCTCATAGTATCACTGTGGAGAACTTAAAACAATCCATCAAAACCAAACTATGCTATTCtgctctttaatttttctttgaaaaatatttaaagccagTGCTCATTCTTTCCCATTGCTTCCAAAGAGATAAGAGTTGTATGAGCTGGACTTAGGTATGAAGAACCAATAGCAGTCAAATTGAGTTAACAACTTAGACCAATATAAGAGCTGTGCTACAAGAAACAGTTATTAGTTTTCCCCTGTATGATTTTAGCTTTTGaagtttccccattttttctAGCTCACAAGATAGCCACCAAAAAAAGCTGAATTCTAAATAATAACCCTAGAAAATTATGTGGCCAGAGACAGACACACTGtaaagcagctgtaagaaaaataatttatctgtgATTGAGGAAACGTGTAAGGAATCTGAACTCAAATGTATGGTATATAACTGGTACATTATTTATATTATGTATGGATGCATATTatgtatctatacatatatataaaggcATATCTCCATGAAAGCATACATATGTATGGTTAGATACCCTTTATTTCTAGCTGTATATACTTACGAAGGATATCTGGAGCCTGGATTAGACTGAGAAAGTCATCTTCCGTCTCTTGCTGAGCATATTTGAGAAGTGAGCGCTTATGTGCAGCTGTCAGAACCTCCTGAAGAACATCGATGTTTCGAAGCTTTTTGCACAGACCACAGACTCTTAGAGCTTCTTCATGGTAAACAATGGCTTTGCGTAAATGTGCtttccctgaaaacaaacaaacaaacaaaaaaaaaaaatcagaaactgttGGCTGTCCTCCACAGACAATAAATACAAAGTAACTTTCAAACTGTATCTAGTAGCTGGGTGAAACTGGCAATTACCTAATTGTTTTCTCTGAACTTTGTCCTTTAAAACGGTGAGAACCATCAGTCCTTCAGGCATGTAGTCGTACAACTGGGACAAAGCTTTCTCCTGCTGATCTTCATCATCACCAGACTGCACTATAATAATTTATATAGAACATTAACCATTACACATCTCTTGGTGCCCTGTTCCTTTAGGTATATTGCTGTGTAGTTATTACTACCTTATCTCCAAATGCAGTCAAACATTTTAACACATATATATTAATGGGAATTTCAAGTTTTTAGGACTTCCGTCAGTTTTATCATCTGCAGTAAGTAATACTTATATGCCAGAACATATTGACAAGAATTGAACCATTTAGTAGCATATTACAGATAtagtatttcttttgtttctgcaaaATTAGTTTATTGAACTTTCCCATTCTTCTGTAAAGGACAAAAAAGAACGGCCTTGTAACTGAACGGGGAAATGGCTATAAATTAATATATATTGAAACCCCAAAGTTCCTGGCTCCTAGTTCTTATTCATAGACCAAATTATAACTGTTTatgtgtttattattatttatatgacTATATAGAAAATGTACGATTCTTACATTCATGGTCACACAGAATAGTGGCAATGAAGTAATGCGCCAGAGCTTTGTAATGGTCTGACTTTATTTGTGCCAGTTTAGACCAGGAATAGGGGATATTCTCTTTCACTGGTTCCTGATTCATTGCAGTGTTAACCAGCATGTAAACCTCTCCCACCTAAAATAAAGCACAGAATTGAAGTATGAGAATTTAACATTAGTTACTAGGAGCTCAAGTAAGGGATATTATATTCAGCCTTAAGATAATTTCATGTATAGCATatcaaaaagggggggggggggggggggggaagatggttAGAAAAGGTTGGGGGAAGATGGTTAGAAAGGGTTGGAAAGAAGTTTTGAGAAAATTTGAAATTCcatccctgatttttttttccccttaaaagtaAAAATCAATTTTGTACAAGAACAGATAGGCTAAGTCAATCAATCTATGTGGCTTCAGAGTTCAATAAAAACACTGTTTAATAAATGGGTTTTAATTTACAAACGCATCTCATTGTGTTAATTCAGCTGAGAAAGAGTAAAGCATCTTACTTATATGCTAGGTTTGTGCTTCACTTCTGAAACTGGAGTCACATCTAGCCTTAAGTTTGTGTGGTTTAGTTAAAACAGCTCTACTATCCTTTATGCAGAGGAAGTAAAATAGCTTTTCAAGCAGTGAATGCTGCTTTAATAAATCAAACAACTCCACCTGACAGAATCCAAAAATCTTTCCCCTGCAGCTGATCAATCCTACAGGTAAGTCAGGGTGACTTTACAGGGTTGGTAGGAAAGGCTTTGCCCATTTATCTAGTATGGACCCAATTATGTATCTCCTACTCTGAAACGGCTCAGAAAGCATATTTGTATCTTGCTGACATACCCAATTTTTTATGTCAACAACCTCAGTGAAGTATGAACACTACCTTCTGGGTCACAGCCTGCCTCCCCATTTTTCAGGCAAGTCCCAAGACGGCTGTGCAGCTACCAATCTGACTCTGCTTATCAGGGTCCTTCCTGCAGTTACAATTTAGTTATTCTTTTGGACTTAAGCTTTTTAGGTTTGCATGATCTCCAGCTGTCCAACAGACAGATTGTGTTCAATACTTAACAGAACTACACAGACAACCCTATccttttgtattttgttctgtgGACAACATCTGTACTGCTTGAAAGAGCAATATGATAAATAGATTGTAAAAAACCTTGCAGCTATTCACAGCTTTAATCTTCTGAAAGgttgtgattcttactgtagcTTGTGAGCTGTCCTTTGGTACTTTTGGTTTTCAGTAATGTTGTTAACGTTTAGGTTTAATAAATTCTGTTAATATTACTAGAGGCTGTAGCTAGTAACACAGCAGTGgaaacagttattttaaagacTAAGTTTTAAGTCTCATAGTTTACCTTGGCAACTTCCTGTGTCATTTTCACTAGTGTGAAGAACTCATTGCGTATTCCAGGAAGACCAATCTGCTCAAAAACACACTCTTGAGCTTGTGCAAGCATCATTTTTACTAGTACATTCAGCATAGCTGGGCTCATATCATAACTTGGTGTGTGAGTAAAGGTCTCCTTTAAGTAGCTTAGGACTCCTGAAATTACAAAATGGTTTTGTCAGCATTACAAAGAGAAACAAGTGAACTTAACTCTAGCACGTACAAGTATTGCACTGCAGCAATCTGAAGGGATTCTTAGTACACATGAAATTAAACTGACCtacaggttttgttttgcattacCATCATACATCTCCAGGCACAGTTCTCAAAATTACAATTCAGAGGAGCAACAGAAGCTTCAAGTTTTAAGGGCAATACATTCACATTTGCTTATAACAGTTCTTATAATTGACCATAAAGCCATGCTAAACTGAATGTGACTTGTATACGGGAGTGGTAGGATAGGGCTTATACataggacaagaaaaagaaatctatgCATTTAAGGAGACAGTAGAACCCTtggatggaaggaaaaaacacaaacatataACTTAATTATGAATCTCCTTTTCAGATGCAGCTAAGTGCATTATGTGTCCCAATGAAAGCTCAGTTCCATGCCTGTAAGTAAATTAGAACAGTATATTTAATAGGGTAAAATTAGATTCTGCTCTAGACATTTGGTTCCACCAACATATTAATCATTTCTATCATttatcaaattaaaaacaaacactaacTGTAGTGCAAATATTAAGTAACAGTTTCACAGATGGAAGTGTAACCTTCAGCATGCACGTCATCCAACTGGTTTAGTGAGTTCTACTAGCCTGCTAATTGCTGATAATACTACAATAGTGTGATGATAAGACCTCTGCTTTTTAAGTGACCCAGCTTCTGTAATCTTACTTCTTGCCACTACATTCAGTTCTAGCCATGTTGCACTGTATTTCCCTACTACCAGTTTCTGAGATTTTTAGTTGCCTGTATGACACTTGTATCTTTTAACTTATTGATATGCCCTTACACAAGTTAGAATTATAGCCATCTCTGCCTTTCTGcaccaaaaaaaagccccaaacttgCCAGGCACATCCCAAGTACTGATGGAGTACCCTACCGAAAGCAACTGAAAGTACAGAATGGGGgtgaaatttttttaattctcaacaTACTTCTGCTTATGTGGTAAGCATATACAGACTGAGAGCTTTGTTGAAGATACTGCGCAACATTTTCCATTCAGCACAGAGAAACGGTTAATACAGCCTCTATATCATGTCACTACCAACATAATGACCAGCGTCACAGAGCCATGCACAGGTACAATGAAATGCCCCCTGAGCGCATTGCTCTGGGGCCCTGCAAAGGTACTGTGGTAGCAAATGATGCATTTCAATTTGTGAATTAATTCTGTTCTGCAAATACACTGAAGtgaaaagcagtgatttttttatttgcaaaatgaaaggagcagcagcaaaatgGAGGAATTTCTCCAGTATTGAAGTTTCTTTTAGATTAAATACAAAGGctgaaaaacaatttaataaaTGCATGAAGAAATACTATAAATTTTTTTGACAGCTGTGTATTCAAAAGAGGGGGTTTATGACAATCCAACTCCGCGATCCACAGTTTGTGGCTGATAAAGCTACCCATACAGTGGAAACCAATAGCCACAGATTTTTAGCGCAGAAATAAATCTTAGGGTACATATTAATTACATAGGTCATGTCATCTGTGCTACACGTAATGCTTAAAGACATTTACAAGAAATCAGAAAAtctacttgaaaaaaaaccagaccaaaGGCTTCTGTAAGATGTTAGTTCAAGGGATATGATTCCCTTTAttagaatttgtatttttcttcacttgggACAGAGATTGATTATTTTCAACCTGTTTGCCTTCAGAATCTATGGAAAATAGGAAAATACGTAGTCAACTTCCAATGAATTGGAAATTTCACCAGAGAACACAGTAAGATTAATTTTGAAGAGACCAAGTAGGTTTTAAGCCCTGTATCAACCCACTGCACTGTTTCTTGTACAGGTTTTACACAAATGTAATATCACTGAGGTAAAAGCAGCTATGTTGGTGAAACAAGGAATTAACAATGAAGCAGTTAACACTAGGGCTATTACTCGGACCTTTGAACTGCAGTTCATTAATCATTAACCACAGTATTCAATGTCTTTATCTGCATGTTCAGACTACAGTTCCAGATTTTGAATTAAAGCTTCATCTCAGCTCTTTGCAGGATGTCAGGATGAGATTAGGAACATTTGCATGAAGACCTTCccaatatttttaaatctgtacctgcagctttctgaaaagcaTCAACAGCATTTTCAAGTCCAGCCTGGGTCTGACGATTGCATCTTGTTCCAATCTGGGTGTAGAGGGCTCCAGTGTTGAATAAAATACTAGCTTTTTCAAGCAACAGATTTTGTTGACACACTGGGACACCTGTGAAAGAATCATACCTTGGGaaacaaatattagaaaaagaGTTAAGATTAGCAGAGTCCATTGAAACAACAgatattttcattctgtttttccaAAAGAACAGTGGAATTCTTAAAAATTGTTCTGCTACAGTGGAAATGAAGGTGAATAGAAATACCATTACGTACTACGACGACAATCTTAAGTGCTGCAAGCCAGAGAATGGCTTTATTTAAGGCTTAGTTTTCAGCAGGTTTTAAAGCAGTGCCTCCTTAAGCATATTATATCTAAATCAAAAGCATCTATAAAACATCACAGAGGCTGAGAGTATACTGGGAAAGTATCCATGTGTGCTGCTATACTTAGATGTTGCCAGAGATCAACTACTGGCATGGCCAGATCCTCTACAGCTTGTATTGTAAACTTTCTTCTTGCAGTTATGACTAGAAATTTAACAGTTCCTCTTGGCTGCATGgtagtcatttttttttccatcataaaaataagaattctgaATTCAGAGTCAAACTTCGCTCGTAGATGTAGTAAACACTCCACTATAATAAATCAAGTCAATCCTCCTCTCTTCTGGCCCAAGTGCTCTTCTTAACAAATTGAAGGCGGGGAATTAAGGTCTGACCTGTTCCCCATCTGCTTCGTGCACCAAAGTTCAGAGTCCAGGAAACATCTGCAGTTGTCCaaaatgaagattattttctCTCTTATTCCCTGGTGCTAACCTGTAGCCCAAATCATAAACTAGCCAACTGCTTCACTTTAAGCACAAAAAGGGTATATTGTATTCAGGTTTACTcttaacactaaaaaaaaaaaaaacaaaaaaaaaccacaaaaaaactgACAACACACACTGCAGGGACTGGTGTGCTGGAAGGATAAACACACTGATGTGCTCCAAAGTAAACAGAAGACAGTTAATGATTAACAGtagtctgggggaaaaaatagggggggggggggagggcggagaggggagagagacacacaAACATGAACTACACACTTACCATGTAAATAAAATTCCCATGTGCCTGGTGGGtgggaaaaatctgttttctacatAACCAAGTTGAAGGAAATAGCTTATCAACATCTCAATGCCAGCTTCATCTCGGCTAGGAGTGCGGCAGGCCTTAAAATACAATAGATTAAAATAAAGTGTATTCTGTTGAATTACAGGATGAATACTGAAACACCAAGGATAAAGCTCTGCTTCCTTTGGACTTCTGCATATCATAGAAATGTGTGGAATCAGAACAGTAAGCTTAAGGCCATATGGATGCATTCCAAATAAGAGTTTTTCAGCTGCACAGAAGTAGCACATAACCTTAAAGGAAGCAAAGAGGATGTGTTTGGCAAGTCTCAGAGTTAATTAAATGAAGATTGTAGCTATTTTATGAAAGCTACAAAGAAAGTTGTTTCTAGTATAATGCAGGAAACAAACAATAGTTAGAAATAACCACCATTCCACTACAATGTTTTGCCAGATGAATTCACTTCAACACTCTTCCTGCtagatttaaaatactttaaagtaaaaaaagtaagTAAGACAAATCTTAAATTTACAAGATTTACAAAGTTGTGTCAATAACTCAATCACTTAGCATAACTTTATCCTTTTCTTCACTTGTTCTTTACTCAGATTGTAAAGCTCTTGGACAAAGGAGATTAATGTTCCATATCTCAGAAATTAAGTCAATAAGAATATGGTAAGTTATAAGTAATAGTGGCATATTCTGATTCCATACAAATGTTATCATTTACAACTGTAGATTAAAGACCTCATGGTATGCCATACTTGAACTTACTTGtctgagatccatgagatctgcTATTTCGTCTTCATACTCAGAACTGTCTTCACTATAATGTTCCAGAATAaaatccttaaaagaaaaaagtaaataatttggAGTATCTAAAATTAAcctaagctatttttttttctgcacctgCAAACAGTACAAAGTTGATTCAGTTGTGATTTGCATGGCATCTACTCCCTTCCAGTCAATAGTACAGTAACATATAGCAATGAGACTACAAAAAGACAATAGAACTAATAATTTGATTTGGTATCGGAGACAAGATATTTCAGCCTAATGTAAAGGAACCAAACACCTATTACATCAACTTCATTGGGTTTTAAACCGACAAGTGACCATAAAAACTTGTTATCAGAAAGAGACTGCCAAATTCTTGTCAGCGATATTAGGGCAATTCCGCTTAAATTAACAAAGCTGCAATGACATAAATTTGTACCATAATCTGACCATGGAGATTAAGCTACAGaagtaaaagcaaagacaaagacAAATGCTACAGTGATATAAGATGGTTTACCGTGAGATAAAATCTACATTGCACAATACGCAGTAGTCCAAAATATACAGAAGGTGGCTCAAATAGCCAGCAAAGTATATTAGTCAACAAACAAGCAGTTTTAATGCTTCAACACTGCTTCCCAACTGAGCTAGCTTAGTTAGTGCAAGTCGGAGTATCACTGCGTTATGCTGAGTAAAATTACTACTTCCTTGCACACTTGGAACCAAAAAACTGCAGAAAGGATTTTTATTATCTTTGGTTTAACCCTATTGTCTCCAAAGTGGGATTTCTTATAACATCTCCCGACTGCTTGTCCTGGTTAGATATGAGAAACGACCCAAATAATTGGTGGTTAATTTTTAACACATTGTGATCTCAGTTTTaggacaaataaaaaataatttgtttaaagaAGCAAGCAGAAGTAATTTATGTACAAAACTGAAATGGAAGTTATTTCTCTCAACTATTCATTCTGAACTTTACCTTGAGGGGGAGTGTAAAGTCTACTTCTTTGGTTTCCTTCAGGCCAAGAGGTACCAAGGGAATGCTGAAAGTctctctatgaaaaaaaaaaaattaaaaaaatactcaaaggtatttcttttctgtttgtctgttGATAAGATTATTACCTTTGTTTCATTTGATGACAGGAAGTTTGTGTGCTGATGGGTGTTCAGGTAAAAGGTACACAGTTTATAACAGTTCCTTCCTGCCCAAGAAAGTCTGTTTAATACCTGTGACTCCTcaagaagaaagtgaagaaagcTGTTTGCctgtgtttggtgtttttgtttgtttgtttgttttca
Coding sequences:
- the RHPN2 gene encoding rhophilin-2, with the protein product MTDALPPRGCQAAEPAEDGYFRKGCNPLAETGRSKLQNQRAVLNQQILRAVRMRAGAENLLRATNNNKVREQVLLELSFVNSDLQILKEELEGLNISVEVYQNTEETFSIPLVPLGLKETKEVDFTLPLKDFILEHYSEDSSEYEDEIADLMDLRQACRTPSRDEAGIEMLISYFLQLGYVENRFFPPTRHMGILFTWYDSFTGVPVCQQNLLLEKASILFNTGALYTQIGTRCNRQTQAGLENAVDAFQKAAGVLSYLKETFTHTPSYDMSPAMLNVLVKMMLAQAQECVFEQIGLPGIRNEFFTLVKMTQEVAKVGEVYMLVNTAMNQEPVKENIPYSWSKLAQIKSDHYKALAHYFIATILCDHELQSGDDEDQQEKALSQLYDYMPEGLMVLTVLKDKVQRKQLGKAHLRKAIVYHEEALRVCGLCKKLRNIDVLQEVLTAAHKRSLLKYAQQETEDDFLSLIQAPDILPKTEHKIETIAPHFSKVKVKDFFHRLGPLTVFSAKQRWTAPRTIHIHHEAGELGFSLKGGSPVQIYCLDPVCSAASMGLKEGDYIVSVGGVDCKWHGVNEVLEKFKSVGEQPIEIEVISCQDTAASMHSKSATYSVGMQKTYSLICLAMEEDKIDQTKKVPLKLPFLSWGTKNRQKAASTLCLPSAVAGSSQIKKKLSPFTLLNTESSLY